A part of Vigna radiata var. radiata cultivar VC1973A chromosome 11, Vradiata_ver6, whole genome shotgun sequence genomic DNA contains:
- the LOC106777481 gene encoding olee1-like protein, with the protein MARSFGVVFLFVSVLCFSSALARKTPEKFFVEGKIYCDPCHFAFESRLSFPLSGVNVTLECINEQNNTVTYTKEGRTDANGLYSIPVHGDHQDEICVVVADSPNEGECKEVMPNKSDRIILTNNMGAASRARYVNPLGFMTQTIDSQCNVVVHELGLDNLDD; encoded by the exons ATGGCAAGGTCATTTGGTGTTGTTTTCCTCTTTGTCTCAGTCTTGTGTTTCTCCTCTGCATTGGCTCGCAAAACACCTGAAAAATTCTTCGTTGAAGGCAAGATTTATTGTGATCCTTGCCACTTTGCATTCGAGTCTAGACTCAGCTTCCCCTTGTCAG GTGTGAATGTGACTCTGGAATGCATCAACGAACAAAATAACACAGTGACTTATACAAAGGAAGGAAGAACTGATGCAAATGGATTGTACAGCATTCCTGTCCATGGTGATCATCAGGATGAGATCTGTGTGGTGGTTGCAGACTCACCAAATGAGGGAGAATGCAAAGAGGTAATGCCAAACAAGTCCGATAGGATCATCCTCACCAACAACATGGGTGCTGCCTCTAGGGCACGCTACGTCAACCCCCTTGGTTTCATGACACAGACAATTGATTCTCAATGCAACGTCGTTGTTCATGAATTAGGACTCGACAACCTTGATGACTAA
- the LOC106776832 gene encoding GDSL esterase/lipase At2g03980-like, producing the protein MEKSLKILWVISMMITYQLVFLANASHSRKRIVPALYVFGDSTVDAGNNNNLNTLAKANAFPYGIDFNNCSTGRFSNGKTFADFIAIRLGLPMPPPYLGVPKFERHQIVTGINYASGSCGILNSTRSGDCLSLDKQIEYFTSTVTNDLPRRIHSKTKLRHYLVNSIYLLSIGSNDYMLNYFKYPNGTNNNLNPEKYADYLLGQLASHIKRIYDLGARKFVISRIGQIGCTPICTIRTPYFQECNEDINQKVKHYSDKLTTKLQELQTQLSHSIFINMDNYNFSQKIRNSPENFGFKNIFDSCVQGKKPCANRNEYYFFDFAHPTEVTNKIYANECFSGTQLCFPYNIQKLIHAN; encoded by the exons atggaaaaaagCTTAAAAATTCTCTGGGTTATTTCCATGATGATAACCTATCAATTAGTATTCTTGGCCAATGCCTCACATTCTAGAAAGAGGATTGTGCCAGCTTTGTACGTTTTTGGTGATTCAACTGTAGACGCGGGAAACAACAACAATCTTAACACACTTGCTAAAGCAAATGCATTTCCTTATGGCATTGACTTCAATAACTGTTCCACAGGAAGATTTAGCAATGGAAAAACTTTTGCTGATTTTATTG CTATTAGATTGGGTTTACCAATGCCACCTCCATACTTGGGTGTGCCCAAATTTGAAAGACATCAAATAGTCACAGGAATTAACTATGCATCAGGCTCTTGTGGAATCTTGAATTCAACCAGATCA GGAGATTGTTTGTCTTTAGACAAACAAATTGAATACTTCACCTCAACTGTCACCAATGATCTTCCAAGAAGAATACATAGCAAAACAAAACTAAGGCATTACTTAGTCAATTCCATATATCTCTTATCAATTGGATCTAATGATTACATGTTGAATTATTTCAAGTACCCGAATGGAACCAATAACAATCTAAATCCAGAAAAATATGCAGATTACCTACTTGGGCAACTGGCTTCACATATTAAG AGAATTTATGATCTTGGAGCTCGAAAGTTTGTGATAAGTAGAATTGGTCAAATTGGATGCACACCAATATGTACTATAAGGACACCATATTTCCAAGAATGCAATGAAGATATAAATCAAAAGGTTAAACACTACTCAGACAAACTCACTACAAAGCTACAAGAACTGCAAACCCAACTCTCACATTCAATCTTCATTAATATGGATAATTACAATTTCTcccaaaaaataagaaattcccCTGAAAACTTTG GGTTCAAAAATATCTTTGACTCGTGTGTCCAAGGAAAGAAACCTTGTGCAAATcgaaatgaatattatttttttgacttTGCTCACCCTACTGaagttacaaataaaatatatgcaaaCGAGTGCTTTAGTGGAACCCAATTATGTTTTCCTTATAATATTCAAAAATTGATTCatgcaaattaa